In Sphingobium sp. B2D3C, a genomic segment contains:
- a CDS encoding autotransporter domain-containing protein, translating into MQGKAIKTRGAVRQALKAGLFSSVGIAGMLAGASAAHAEPGICQAEGDVTLFFCEPSSVKARIEGGDTSLTVNGAQDEWSITGDGVSYYTWDNTVSGDITSTLLITNSTISTTDNGGVNVSSNIQGRNDISVTLGPDVTVNSVGGSGGIWVRNQIAGDIAIENGAALTVSGVETNGISATTNAGSVNITNSGAITVQQTNGAADFTQRGIYADGGFNDAEPVEVTVMNTGQVEAQAAGIRVVNYNGLAKITNNAYVSSVNNQALVGWTPNGEVVIDNQEQGEAISANGAAIQGASQIGNITITNAGIAEGTTGILAVAGFDEDAPGSGKITITNSGIVTGRTRSAVQARTPLGDVVISNTGTLQSLSEIAAVDADTLSGMVQITNSGSILGETGIVTNSAATTIINAGTIEASPSFGHAILMGAGDVTLELHAGSNIIGLVADADIASGTNTLALGGAINASFDAGLVGTQYYDFDEFVKVGTGTWTLTGTGTTGWTVREGTLNAASSDAFGVGQAYVVEGGVLGVGGSTYQATLGSLTVGEAGLVSTDGGVLVLDQSSDTVFAGTLVGQGRFVKAGEGALAFTGNGALFNGALDVTGGAFDLTGGFSASTVTVGGAELASLNIKAGGQLNSVSAAIGMNGTAGSVTVDGGASWINSSLIEISRNPNSSGSLTITNGGSVETVNGSIYMGAGGSVSISGQGSALRVGTLHSELPADWVSADGWFSADEGSISVTDGGLLEADGSYIGGNGSGTATMIVDGADTVWRNGLSLYIGGTGNDTVGQGNVTVSGGAEVTSYTSALGVDTGSSGTLTLTGEGTTYSVLARNGYAGNMRVGYSGTGTATVSNGALLSVAALIDVASQEGSSGTLTIEAGGRVTGESLRIGGAQSAVGSVSVDGAGSTLEIGSGRIGIGISGEGTLMVSNGASASSQGAIIGWESTGQGTAIVSGAGSTWTNDGILYVGNVGEGTLNIAQGGRVTSTDGYVGTVSGSTGAANISGANSVWDMSGLFIAGNEAGAQSTISISNGGTLRAVQGTLGNLTGSQASMIVTGAGSTWSAYNDGLTNWAGYINVGLFGSGTLEVSDGGKVEAVRVYIGNDVASSGSVTVSGASSAIRTEEGLYIGAEGAGVLTLADGAELSAQVIKIGNRAGSTGTLNIGAAAGSAAQAAGMIDAVNGIQFGAGAGKLVLNHSGTDYALAASLSGNGVVDVLAGTTIFTGEGSGYAGSLNVNSGKLVLANAMNASSTAIAADGTLQIGNGGTAGSLVGDVHTNGTLVFNRSNVSSYGGSITGHGTIVNAGSGRLVLAGDSSTFAGQTKVDAGMLLLTGKLNGAVTVNANGTLQVGDGIHNGELTASTTNDGTLIFNQVADYDYTGALSGNGSLIKQGEGTLLLSGDYGYTGSTVVQAGRVRLLAQLDSATDLVVDDGEFDLSGTDQTVAGLSGAGGTVSLGTSTLTVNQSSNTLFGGSFSGSGTIALNGPSSAPVSINLTGESFGSFTGALNLEGIVTRVNGSMGGTITVGSDAALGGRGQVNNIVVGNGGTLLPGNSIGTLTAAGNVVFQAGSTYEVEVNAEGESDKLIVGGTATIQGGTVSVLAAAGNYRFSNEYTIITAAGGVTGQFAATDVDLPFLTPELSYDANNVRLVLTRNNRSFESVAVTPNQLAVALALDASDDNASLSRAVAGQLEEAGAVRAFDALSGELWATTGTLMVDGTRRLGDMVIGRMEQADVVSRTLAGAGSSARTLRDGSTAVWGQGIGAWSTLKSNGNAIKATQSTFGFITGVDTGLGGWRLGVAFAHEQNKVRVDGRSSEATVNGNSALVYAGGGWGALRARIGASYSWLDVNGTRKVAFLGVNDALAGSYDAKSASAFGEVSYALPLGAVTAEPFAGVTHVHLKSDAFTETGSALTALGVTDSTRDVTYTTLGLRLGGAVPVSATTVLSPRVSAAWLRSFGDVDATSRNILSTGEAFTVAGLPTTRDTLRLEGGVQANIMPGGSIGATYVGNIGDQWKDHGVKIGFSYSF; encoded by the coding sequence ATGCAGGGCAAGGCAATCAAAACGCGCGGCGCCGTTCGGCAGGCTCTCAAGGCCGGTCTGTTCAGCAGCGTCGGCATTGCGGGGATGTTGGCAGGCGCATCGGCCGCCCACGCCGAGCCTGGCATTTGCCAGGCTGAGGGTGATGTGACCCTGTTTTTCTGCGAACCCTCGTCGGTTAAGGCTCGTATTGAAGGAGGCGATACCAGCCTCACTGTGAACGGCGCACAGGACGAGTGGAGTATCACGGGCGATGGCGTCAGCTATTATACGTGGGACAATACAGTCTCTGGCGACATTACGTCGACGCTGCTCATCACCAATTCCACGATCAGCACCACTGATAATGGCGGCGTAAACGTCAGTTCCAATATCCAGGGTCGGAACGACATCTCGGTCACCTTGGGCCCGGACGTCACAGTCAACAGCGTGGGTGGCAGCGGTGGCATTTGGGTTCGCAACCAGATCGCGGGGGACATCGCGATCGAGAATGGCGCCGCGCTGACGGTCTCAGGCGTGGAAACCAATGGCATCTCTGCCACCACCAACGCAGGATCGGTGAACATCACCAATAGCGGGGCCATCACGGTCCAGCAAACCAACGGGGCTGCAGACTTCACCCAACGGGGAATTTACGCCGACGGCGGTTTCAACGATGCCGAGCCGGTCGAAGTGACCGTGATGAACACTGGCCAGGTGGAGGCCCAGGCGGCGGGTATCCGCGTCGTCAATTACAACGGTTTGGCTAAAATCACGAACAACGCCTACGTTTCTTCGGTGAACAATCAGGCGCTGGTCGGCTGGACGCCGAACGGCGAAGTGGTGATCGACAATCAGGAGCAGGGTGAGGCTATCTCGGCCAACGGCGCGGCGATTCAGGGCGCCTCGCAGATCGGCAATATCACCATCACCAACGCAGGCATTGCGGAGGGCACCACCGGCATTCTTGCCGTCGCCGGCTTCGATGAGGATGCGCCCGGCTCTGGTAAAATCACCATCACCAACAGCGGCATTGTCACCGGCAGAACCAGAAGCGCAGTTCAGGCGCGCACGCCGCTTGGCGATGTGGTCATCAGCAACACCGGCACGCTGCAATCGCTGAGCGAGATCGCAGCTGTCGATGCAGACACGCTCAGCGGAATGGTCCAGATCACCAATTCCGGGTCGATCCTGGGTGAAACCGGTATCGTCACCAACAGCGCGGCGACCACGATCATCAACGCCGGTACCATCGAGGCCTCGCCTTCCTTCGGCCACGCCATTCTGATGGGCGCCGGCGACGTGACGCTGGAGTTGCATGCCGGCTCCAACATCATCGGCCTCGTCGCGGATGCGGATATCGCGAGCGGCACCAATACCCTGGCGCTGGGCGGCGCCATCAATGCGTCATTCGACGCCGGATTGGTCGGCACGCAATATTATGATTTCGATGAGTTCGTGAAGGTAGGGACCGGCACCTGGACGCTCACGGGGACAGGGACGACCGGCTGGACGGTCCGCGAAGGGACGCTGAACGCTGCCAGCAGCGACGCATTCGGTGTGGGTCAGGCCTATGTCGTTGAAGGGGGCGTGCTGGGCGTGGGGGGCTCCACCTATCAGGCGACCCTGGGCTCGCTCACTGTCGGAGAAGCTGGCCTTGTCTCCACCGATGGCGGCGTGCTCGTGCTCGACCAGAGCAGCGACACCGTCTTCGCCGGCACGTTGGTCGGCCAGGGCAGGTTCGTCAAGGCGGGCGAAGGTGCGCTCGCTTTCACCGGCAATGGCGCTCTCTTCAACGGTGCGCTGGATGTCACCGGCGGCGCCTTTGACCTCACGGGCGGTTTCAGCGCCAGCACGGTGACCGTGGGCGGCGCGGAGCTGGCTTCGCTCAATATCAAGGCGGGGGGGCAGCTCAACTCTGTCTCTGCGGCCATTGGCATGAATGGCACCGCGGGGAGCGTTACCGTTGATGGCGGCGCGAGCTGGATCAACTCAAGCCTCATCGAGATCAGCCGCAATCCCAATTCCTCCGGGTCGCTGACCATCACAAATGGCGGCTCGGTCGAAACTGTGAATGGCAGCATTTATATGGGCGCGGGCGGCTCGGTCAGCATCAGTGGTCAGGGTTCGGCGCTCCGTGTCGGTACGCTGCATTCCGAACTGCCGGCCGACTGGGTTTCGGCCGATGGCTGGTTCAGTGCGGATGAGGGCAGCATCTCGGTGACCGACGGTGGTTTGCTGGAGGCTGACGGCAGCTATATCGGCGGAAACGGGTCCGGCACGGCGACGATGATCGTCGACGGTGCCGACACGGTGTGGCGCAACGGCCTCAGCCTGTACATCGGCGGCACCGGCAACGACACCGTTGGCCAGGGCAATGTGACGGTGTCCGGCGGCGCAGAAGTCACGTCCTACACCAGCGCGCTTGGCGTCGACACCGGCTCGAGCGGAACGCTGACGCTGACCGGCGAAGGCACGACCTACAGTGTTCTCGCCCGTAACGGCTACGCCGGCAACATGCGGGTCGGCTACAGCGGCACGGGCACCGCCACGGTTTCCAACGGCGCCCTGCTGTCGGTAGCCGCCCTGATCGATGTGGCGAGCCAGGAGGGCAGCAGCGGTACGCTGACCATAGAGGCGGGCGGCCGCGTCACCGGCGAATCCCTGCGAATCGGTGGGGCTCAGTCCGCTGTCGGCAGCGTCAGCGTCGATGGAGCAGGCTCCACGCTTGAGATCGGCAGCGGTCGCATCGGTATCGGCATCTCTGGCGAGGGCACGCTCATGGTCAGCAATGGCGCCTCGGCGAGTTCGCAAGGTGCGATCATTGGCTGGGAGTCCACCGGTCAGGGCACGGCCATCGTGAGCGGCGCGGGCAGCACGTGGACCAATGACGGCATTCTCTACGTCGGCAACGTCGGCGAAGGAACGCTCAACATCGCGCAGGGCGGTCGGGTCACCAGCACGGATGGCTATGTGGGCACCGTCAGCGGCTCTACAGGCGCGGCGAACATCAGCGGTGCCAACTCGGTCTGGGACATGAGCGGGCTGTTCATTGCCGGCAACGAGGCGGGCGCACAGTCGACGATCTCGATCTCCAATGGCGGCACATTGCGCGCGGTGCAGGGCACGCTCGGCAATCTCACGGGATCGCAGGCGAGCATGATCGTGACCGGCGCTGGCTCGACTTGGAGCGCCTATAATGATGGCCTGACGAACTGGGCGGGTTACATCAATGTCGGCCTGTTTGGCAGCGGCACGCTGGAGGTCTCGGACGGCGGCAAGGTGGAGGCGGTGCGCGTCTACATCGGCAATGATGTCGCCTCGAGCGGCAGCGTAACGGTAAGCGGCGCATCTTCGGCGATCCGGACGGAGGAAGGCCTCTATATCGGTGCCGAGGGGGCCGGTGTCCTGACGCTAGCCGATGGCGCAGAACTCAGCGCCCAAGTGATCAAGATCGGCAATCGCGCCGGCTCCACCGGCACGCTGAACATCGGCGCGGCGGCAGGCAGTGCGGCCCAGGCGGCCGGTATGATCGATGCCGTCAATGGCATTCAGTTCGGTGCCGGGGCTGGCAAGCTGGTCCTGAACCACAGCGGGACCGATTATGCACTTGCCGCCAGTCTGTCGGGTAATGGCGTGGTCGATGTTCTTGCGGGCACGACGATTTTTACCGGCGAAGGCAGCGGCTATGCGGGCTCATTGAACGTGAACAGCGGCAAGCTGGTGCTGGCCAACGCGATGAATGCCAGCTCGACTGCGATCGCGGCGGACGGCACGCTGCAGATCGGTAACGGCGGAACGGCCGGCTCGCTGGTTGGCGACGTCCACACCAACGGCACGCTGGTGTTCAACCGCAGCAATGTTTCCAGTTATGGCGGCAGCATTACTGGGCACGGCACGATCGTGAACGCCGGGTCGGGCCGGTTGGTACTGGCCGGCGATAGCAGCACGTTCGCAGGCCAGACGAAGGTTGATGCCGGGATGCTGCTGCTCACGGGCAAGCTGAATGGTGCCGTGACCGTCAACGCCAATGGCACGCTGCAGGTTGGCGATGGCATCCACAATGGCGAGCTGACCGCCAGCACGACCAACGACGGCACGCTGATCTTCAATCAGGTCGCAGACTATGATTACACGGGCGCTCTTTCGGGCAACGGCAGCCTGATCAAGCAGGGTGAGGGCACGCTGCTGCTCTCGGGCGACTATGGCTATACCGGGTCGACGGTGGTGCAGGCGGGCCGGGTGCGGCTGTTGGCGCAGCTCGACAGCGCGACCGATCTGGTCGTGGATGATGGCGAGTTTGACCTGAGTGGCACCGACCAGACCGTTGCAGGCCTGAGTGGCGCGGGCGGGACGGTGAGCCTGGGCACGAGCACGCTGACCGTCAACCAGAGCAGCAACACGCTGTTCGGCGGCAGCTTCAGCGGCAGCGGGACGATTGCGCTGAACGGTCCGTCCAGCGCGCCCGTCAGCATCAACCTGACCGGGGAGAGCTTTGGCTCGTTCACCGGTGCGCTCAACCTTGAGGGCATCGTGACGCGGGTGAACGGCTCGATGGGCGGCACGATCACGGTCGGCAGCGATGCGGCCCTGGGCGGTCGCGGGCAGGTGAACAATATCGTGGTCGGCAATGGCGGCACGCTGCTGCCGGGCAACTCGATCGGCACGCTCACCGCAGCGGGCAATGTCGTGTTCCAGGCAGGCTCGACCTATGAGGTGGAGGTCAATGCCGAGGGCGAGAGCGACAAGCTGATCGTCGGCGGTACGGCGACCATTCAGGGTGGCACGGTTTCGGTGCTGGCGGCTGCAGGCAATTATCGCTTCAGCAATGAGTACACGATCATCACGGCCGCGGGCGGGGTGACCGGGCAGTTTGCGGCCACCGATGTCGATCTGCCGTTCCTGACGCCGGAGCTGAGCTATGACGCCAATAATGTCAGGCTGGTGCTGACGCGCAACAATCGCAGCTTCGAGAGCGTGGCGGTGACACCCAACCAATTGGCCGTGGCGCTTGCGCTGGATGCGAGTGACGACAATGCCAGCCTGTCCCGCGCGGTAGCCGGGCAGCTTGAGGAAGCCGGCGCCGTCCGCGCGTTCGATGCGCTCTCGGGCGAGCTGTGGGCGACCACGGGCACGCTGATGGTGGACGGCACTCGCCGTCTCGGCGACATGGTGATCGGCCGCATGGAGCAGGCCGATGTCGTCAGCCGCACGCTGGCCGGCGCCGGCTCGTCGGCCCGCACGCTGCGCGATGGCAGCACGGCGGTCTGGGGCCAGGGCATCGGTGCGTGGAGCACGCTCAAGAGCAATGGCAATGCGATCAAGGCGACGCAGAGCACCTTCGGCTTCATCACCGGTGTCGATACGGGCCTTGGTGGCTGGCGTCTGGGCGTGGCCTTTGCGCATGAGCAGAACAAGGTGCGGGTCGACGGGCGCAGCAGCGAGGCGACCGTCAATGGCAACAGCGCGCTGGTCTATGCCGGCGGCGGCTGGGGCGCCCTGCGCGCCCGGATCGGCGCTTCCTATAGCTGGCTCGACGTGAACGGGACGCGCAAGGTGGCGTTCCTGGGCGTCAACGATGCGCTGGCGGGCAGCTATGATGCCAAGAGCGCCTCTGCCTTCGGTGAGGTGAGCTATGCTCTCCCGCTGGGCGCGGTGACCGCCGAGCCCTTTGCCGGCGTGACCCATGTCCATCTCAAGAGCGATGCCTTCACCGAGACGGGCAGCGCCCTGACCGCGCTGGGCGTCACCGACAGCACCCGCGATGTGACCTACACCACTCTGGGTCTGCGTCTGGGCGGGGCAGTGCCGGTCAGCGCCACCACGGTGCTCAGCCCGCGCGTCTCGGCAGCCTGGCTGCGCAGCTTTGGCGATGTCGATGCGACCAGCCGCAACATCCTGTCCACAGGTGAAGCGTTCACGGTCGCGGGCCTGCCCACGACGCGCGATACCCTGCGTCTTGAGGGCGGCGTCCAGGCCAACATCATGCCCGGCGGCTCCATCGGCGCCACCTACGTGGGCAATATCGGCGACCAGTGGAAGGACCACGGCGTCAAGATCGGCTTTAGCTACAGCTTCTGA